A part of Gadus morhua chromosome 17, gadMor3.0, whole genome shotgun sequence genomic DNA contains:
- the LOC115529186 gene encoding coiled-coil domain-containing protein 106, with protein MRRADTRSRSKRPANTLSSARNTPVAGDESVEEEAAGTSSTARTTVAPNAQLASTRLRHELQMARQKLDWQQELVKDLTKDPEEVVARYRKVLKICRKGRTMGAAFKAVGVDRNTIVVNAPMAELCIAAPEAYAELKESAPKKEKLSSFAQRCKDAIDVDDNIVTRIKEYKDSFANY; from the exons ATGAGACGTGCTGATACCCGCTCTCGGTCTAAACGTCCAGCGAACACGCTGAGCTCGGCAAGGAATACCCCTGTCGCCGGAGACGAATCGGTTGAGGAGGAAGCGGCGGGAACGTCTTCCACCG CTAGGACCACAGTCGCTCCTAATGCCCAACTGGCTTCAACGAGACTGCGCCATGAGCTGCAGATGGCCAGGCAGAAGTTGGACTGGCAGCAGGAGCTGGTTAAAGACTTGACCAAAGATCCTGAAGAGGTGGTGGCCCGGTACCGCAAGGTGCTGAAAATCTGCAGGAAGGGAAGAACCATGGGGGCAGCCTTCAAAGCTGTAGGGGTCGACCGCAACACCATTGTTGTAAATGCCCCCATGGCAGAGCTGTGCATTGCTGCCCCAGAGGCGTATGCAGAGCTAAAAGAGAGCGCCCCCAAAAAGGAGAAGCTCTCCAGTTTTGCACAGAGGTGCAAGGATGCCATAGACGTGGACGACAACATTGTTACCCGAATCAAAGAATATAAAGACTCTTTTGCCAATTACTAA